In Streptomyces sp. NBC_00683, the DNA window AGGAGCACTTCCGTGCCGGTCGACGCGGGGGCGGCACCGTCCCGGATGCCGTGCCGTACGTCGGCGCCGGCGGCGACCGCTCAGCCGCTGGAGAGCATCCCGGTCCACATCTACCTGGTCTGCGCCTCGCAGCTGGTGACGGTGGAGCGCACGGTGGAGGTCGACGAGTCCAGTTCCGACCGGCTCCGCATGGCCCAGTCGCTGCTCGGCGAGCTCCAGCGGGTTCCGACCGCCGAGGAGCGGCGCGCCGGCTTCTCCACGAACGTGCCGACGGATCTGCGGGTCACCGCGGCGCGCAAGGGCGACCCGGAGGGCACGCTGCGCCTCAGCGAGCAGCCCGAGGACCTGCCCGCGGAGGCGCTCGCGCAGGTGGTGTGCTCGTACGCGGAGAGCGAGCCGCTCAGCTCCGGGGGTTCGGTGCTCCTCGGCGGGCCCGGGAACTACACCCCACGGGGCTACCTGTGCACGACGGAGACGAAGAGCCGTCCGGGGAACGTACCGACGCTGGGTGCGGTCGAGCTGCCCTGAGGGCCGTGTCCGGGCCCGGATCCGCCCTCCGTGCCCGTCGTCACAGACGCTTCCTGCAACCGGGCGGAACCGATCCTGCCGGTCGTGGCGTCTTGGTGCACGTGCGCCACAGTTCGGACGGCAGCGCCGTCATCCGCTTCCGCGCGGCGGGGATCCTCCTCCTCCTCGCGCATCTGCTGTTCGTCGGCTGGCTGACGTTGCGCCCGCTGGACGTGCCCTGGGTGACGGCCGCGAATCTGCAGCCGTTCGCCGGAATCAGGGCGGACCTGGCGTTCGGCCCCGTCGAGGCGGCGCGCCGGATCGGTGAGGGGCTGCTGCTGCTGTCTCCGCTGGGCGTGCTCCTGCCGATGGCAGGGGGACGGCTGCTCGTCTCCCCGTGGGCCTCGCTGGCCCGGACCGTCGCGGCCGGGGCACTGATCTCCATGGCCATCGAACTGGGCCAGACCGGGGTGCCGGGGCAGGTCGTCGATGTCGACTCGATGCTGCTGAACACCGCGGGTGTCGCGATCGCCCATCTGCTCGTCGTTCCGATGTCCCGGGCGCGGCTGCGCCGCGGGAACCGGGCCGGCGCCGGGGATCTGGCCCGCCTCAGGAACGAGGCCCGCCTCAGGAGCGAGGCTCCTCAGGGGTCGACCCCGACGATTTCCAGGGTCGGTATCGCCCCGTAGAGCGACGCTTTGCACCCCTTCGCGGAGCCACTATGGAGGTACCGGGAGCGCGACGGAGCCGCCCCCGAAACGGTTCGCGAAGGAGCCCACCATGGCCGCACTTGTCCGCCCCAGTGAGGGACGCATGATCGGTGGAGTGTGCGCGGCGCTGGCACGGCGCTTCGGCACCTCCGCAAGGACGATGCGGATCATCTTCCTGGTCTCGTGCCTGCTTCCCGGCCCCCAGTTCCTGATCTACCTGGCGCTGTGGCTGCTGCTGCCGTCGGAGAAGACCTCGTCCGCGACGGCCTGGTGACCGGCGGGACCACGGGGGTACGGAACAGGAGAACACGATGGGGCGCGCACCCGGCCGGGTGCGCGCCCCATACGCGTGTGCGGGGCGGTCAGCCGCCGATCGGCAGGGCACCGAGCGGCAGGGCACCCGTCAGTCCGCCCGCGGGCAGGCCGCCGAGCAGGTTGGTGCCCGGCGCCGAGACCTCGCTGCCGCCGCCCTGCTGGTTGAGGAGGCCGCTGGCCGCCTCCTGCACGGCAGGCAGCGCGTCAGTCACGGAGTCGAGCGCGACACCGGCCGGGAGCGCGCCGGCGGCAGCGTCGACGGGCAGGGCGACCGCGGAGGCGCTTCCCGCACCGGCGGCAGCGAAAGCGGCACCGAGAGCGGCGACACCGAGGGTCCTGACAGCAGACTGCTTCATGTGAAATTCATCCTTGGGGAAGGGGATGTGAGCGGCTCTGCAACGTAGTCATCCCTCCGCCCTTCCCGCAAACATGCCAAGACACGAAAAAAGGCCGGGATCCGAAGATCCCGGCCGTTCCCATTTCGGTGTCCTCAGCCTGCCACCGACGAAGAAGCGCTGGTCGTAGCCGTCTGACGGAAAAGCCACTCGGACTTCAGCTCCGCGTATCCCGGCTTGACGACGTCGTTGATCATCGCCAGACGTTCATCGAAAGGAATGAACGCTGATTTCATCGCATTGACTGTGAACCACTGCATGTCATCGAGCGTGTATCCGAATGTCTCGGTCAGCCGCTCGAATTCCTGGCTCATGCTGGTACCGCTCATCAGCCGGTTGTCCGTATTCACCGTGGCGCGGAAATGCAGCTTCCGCAGCAGCCCGATGGGGTGCTCCGCGTACGAGGGCGCGGCACCGGTCTGGAGGTTGGAGGTCGGGCAGAGCTCCAGCGGGATCCGCTTGTCCCGTACGTAGGAGGCGAGGCGGCCCAGCGTCACGCTGCCGTCCTCGGCGATCTCGATGTCGTCGATGATGCGGACGCCGTGGCCGAGCCGGTCGGCGCCGCACCACTGGAGGGCCTGCCAGATCGACGGCAGCCCGAAGGCCTCGCCCGCGTGGATGGTGAAGTGGTTGTTCTCGCGCTTGAGGTACTCGAACGCGTCGAGGTGCCGGGTGGGCGGGAAGCCCGCCTCGGCGCCCGCGATGTCGAAGCCGACGACGCCCAGGTCGCGGTAGCGGTTGGCGAGTTCGGCGATCTCCAGGGCGCGGGCGGCGTGCCGCATGGCGGTCAGGAGGGCGCCGATACGGATGCGGTGGCCGTTCGCGCGGGCCCGGCGCTCGCCCTCCCGGAAGCCCTCGTTGACCGCCTCGACGACCTCTTCGAGGGTCAGGCCGGCGGTGAGGTGCTGCTCGGGCGCGTACCGCACCTCGGCGTAGACGACGCCGTCCTCGGCGAGGTCCTCGGCGCACTCCGCGGCCACCCGGAACAGGGCGTCGCGTGTCTGCATGACGGCGCAGGTGTGGGCGAACGTCTCCAGGTAGCGCTCCAGCGAACCGGAGTCCGCCGCCTCGCGGAACCAGATGCCGAGTTTGTCGGGTTCCGTCTCGGGCAGCGCGTCATAGCCTTGCGCGAGCGCCAGCTCGACGATGGTGCCGGGGCGCAGGCCCCCGTCGAGATGGTCGTGGAGAAGCACCTTGGGCGCGCGGCGGATCTGATCGGGTCCGGGGACATTCAGGGTCTGGCTCGTCATTGGGGCACTCTAGCGCCTACGCGCGTAGAGCGCGTGGAGGGCGCCGGCTGCCGATGCGTAACAGTGACCGCGATGTCGGGTGGAATACACCTGCCCTTCTGACACTGTTCTGTCATGGCACAGCGCGCACTTCCCCTGCCTGCTGCGAGGCTGGGACGGGCCGTCCACACGGCCGGAGCACCACCTGAGGTCAGCGGCGTGGTCCTGCTGCTCCCGGACGGCGAGACCCACTCACAGCGCCGCCCCTCCACCTTTTCGTACGCGGTACAGCTGCCGTTCGCCCGGATGCTGGCGCGGGCCGCGCAGGGCGACGGTCTCGCCGTGCACGTGGTGCACTACCGCCGGCGCGGCTGGAACGCCGACGGCGATCCGGTACCGGACGCGGAATGGGCCGCCGACGAGGCCGTGCGCCGCTACGGCGACATCCCCGTCTGCCTGGCCGGACACGGGATGGGGGGCCGGGCGGCCCTGCGTGCGGGCGGGCACCCCGCCGTCACCTCCGTACTGGCGATGGCTCCCTGGCTGCCCGGCTCCGAGGCACCGGAGCCCGAGCCGGTGAAGCACCTGGCGGGGCGGCGGGTGCTGATCGTGCACGGCACGAACGACTCCCGGACGGACCCCGAGCTCTCCTACCGGCTGGCCGAGCGGACCAAGAAGGCCAACCGGGACACCTGCCGGTTCGAGGTCCACTCGGACGGGCACGCGCTGCGGCAGCACCGGGCCGAAGTAGTGGCGCTGGCCGCGGACTTCATCCGCGGCTCGCTGTTCGCCGGGTCGTACGCACGGCCCGTCGCCGACGCGTTCGCCGCGCCGCCGCCGCTGGGGCTGCGGATGCCGCTGGCCGCGGGGTTCGGGCAGTCGCTGCGGTACTGAGCGGCCGTGCGGCAGCAGTTGCCGCGCATCAGTCAGGGAGCAGGTTCCCCCGGCGCGACAGCAGGAAGTGTTTGAAGGCGGCCACCGGCGGCGTGTCCGGGTGGCCGTCCAGCCATGCGACCCCGATCTCACGGGCGGCGCGCGGAGCCGTGACCGTCAGTTCGACCACACCCGGCCGGGCGACCGCGGGCGGCGGGAGCAGGGCCACCCCGAGCCCGGCCGCGACCAGGCCGCGCAGCGTCTCGGCCTCCTCCCCCTCGAATGCCACGCGCGGGGTGAATCCGGCCTCCGCGCAGAGGTCGTCGGTGATCCGCCGCAGGCCGTAACCGGGTTCGAGGGTGACGAACGTTTCGTCGGCGGCCTCGGCCAGCCGGATGCGGCGGCGGCCCGCCAGCCTGTGGTCGTCGGGGACGACCAGCCGCAGCCGCTGCTCGTCCAGGCGGCGGGTCACGAGATCCGGCGCGTCGGGGACGGGTGAGGTGAGGCAGAGGTCGAGGTCGCCCGCCCGCAGGCGTTCGATCATCGCCTCGCCGTAGTTCTGGACGAGCTGGAAGCGGACCCGCGGGTGGTCGGCCCGGAAGGCGCGGATCAGGGCGGGCACGGTCTCGGATCCCATCGTGTGCAGGAAGCCGAAGGCGACCTTGCCCGCCGTCGGGTCGGCGTCCGCACGTACCGAGTCGGCGGCCTTCTCCACCTCGGCCAGGGCGCGTTCGGCGGAGCCGAGGAAGGTACGGCCCGCCGGGGTGAGCGAGACGGTGCGGCCACGGCGGGCGAACAGGGCGACACCCAGGTCCTGTTCGAGCCTGACCATGGCCCGCGACAGCGTCGACTGCGGGACGCCGAGCTCGTGCGCGGCACGGGTGACGTGCTCGTGGCGCGCCACCGCTTCGAAGTACGCGAGGCGTGGCGCGAGCACGGAGCGAATGTCTTCTTCGTAACTGCTCGGTGACAGCCGAGGCTGTGAGCTGTGTTGATGCACCATGGGAACGATTATGACGAGTTCATGCATTGGACGCATGAAACGCCGAGCCCTACGTTCGGGGTATGCCTCCTGCCAGTACCGGGGCGTCCACCATCGTGCTGGGCGCCTCAACTCCGTCATTGCCCGTCGCCGCCGTCCCCGCCCCGGACCC includes these proteins:
- a CDS encoding VanZ family protein — its product is MHVRHSSDGSAVIRFRAAGILLLLAHLLFVGWLTLRPLDVPWVTAANLQPFAGIRADLAFGPVEAARRIGEGLLLLSPLGVLLPMAGGRLLVSPWASLARTVAAGALISMAIELGQTGVPGQVVDVDSMLLNTAGVAIAHLLVVPMSRARLRRGNRAGAGDLARLRNEARLRSEAPQGSTPTISRVGIAP
- a CDS encoding PspC domain-containing protein codes for the protein MAALVRPSEGRMIGGVCAALARRFGTSARTMRIIFLVSCLLPGPQFLIYLALWLLLPSEKTSSATAW
- a CDS encoding adenosine deaminase, which translates into the protein MTSQTLNVPGPDQIRRAPKVLLHDHLDGGLRPGTIVELALAQGYDALPETEPDKLGIWFREAADSGSLERYLETFAHTCAVMQTRDALFRVAAECAEDLAEDGVVYAEVRYAPEQHLTAGLTLEEVVEAVNEGFREGERRARANGHRIRIGALLTAMRHAARALEIAELANRYRDLGVVGFDIAGAEAGFPPTRHLDAFEYLKRENNHFTIHAGEAFGLPSIWQALQWCGADRLGHGVRIIDDIEIAEDGSVTLGRLASYVRDKRIPLELCPTSNLQTGAAPSYAEHPIGLLRKLHFRATVNTDNRLMSGTSMSQEFERLTETFGYTLDDMQWFTVNAMKSAFIPFDERLAMINDVVKPGYAELKSEWLFRQTATTSASSSVAG
- a CDS encoding alpha/beta hydrolase family protein; its protein translation is MAQRALPLPAARLGRAVHTAGAPPEVSGVVLLLPDGETHSQRRPSTFSYAVQLPFARMLARAAQGDGLAVHVVHYRRRGWNADGDPVPDAEWAADEAVRRYGDIPVCLAGHGMGGRAALRAGGHPAVTSVLAMAPWLPGSEAPEPEPVKHLAGRRVLIVHGTNDSRTDPELSYRLAERTKKANRDTCRFEVHSDGHALRQHRAEVVALAADFIRGSLFAGSYARPVADAFAAPPPLGLRMPLAAGFGQSLRY
- a CDS encoding LysR family transcriptional regulator, which translates into the protein MVHQHSSQPRLSPSSYEEDIRSVLAPRLAYFEAVARHEHVTRAAHELGVPQSTLSRAMVRLEQDLGVALFARRGRTVSLTPAGRTFLGSAERALAEVEKAADSVRADADPTAGKVAFGFLHTMGSETVPALIRAFRADHPRVRFQLVQNYGEAMIERLRAGDLDLCLTSPVPDAPDLVTRRLDEQRLRLVVPDDHRLAGRRRIRLAEAADETFVTLEPGYGLRRITDDLCAEAGFTPRVAFEGEEAETLRGLVAAGLGVALLPPPAVARPGVVELTVTAPRAAREIGVAWLDGHPDTPPVAAFKHFLLSRRGNLLPD